CAATATCAATCAACAGCCGATAGCCGGGATCTGGAACGGCCCGGCGATGCAGGAGTTTCGCGCGCGCATGCGCGCCGGCCAGCGCGATGAGCGCTGCATCGGCTGCCATGACAAGGAGGGTGCGGGCTGGGTCAGCCTGCGCAACATCAGCAACCGCAAGTACGCCGAAGAGGCACGACGCGCACGAACCCAGCCCGATGGCCCGGCACCCATTCCAGCACCAATCTACGTCGACATTCGGTTCTCGAACTTCTGCAATCTTCGCTGCCGCATCTGTGGGCCGACATCCAGTTCAGCCTGGCACAGTGATGCCGTGGCTCTGGGCTGGACGCGGCCGGGTTCACCGGCTCGATTGAAGTGCTCCGAAGATCCGACCGAGCTTTGGCGACAATTGCGGGTGCTGGCGCCAGACCTCAAGGAGGTCTATTTCGCAGGCGGCGAACCGATGGTGATGGACGAGCACTACCAGTTTCTGGAGCTGTTGCGTGACGTTGGCAATACCGGAATCAAGCTGCAGTACAACACGAACTTCTCGCTGTTGAACTTCAAGCGCTGGGATGCGCCGACGCTGTGGCAGGACTTCAGCGACATCACCGTCTCGGCCAGTCTGGATGGCATGGGCGCACGGGGAGAGTACCAGCGCAGCAATCAGCGTTGGTCAGATGTGCTCGCCAACCGTGCGCGGCTGCGCACCGAGGTTCCGCATGTGAAATTCCTGATCACGCCTGCCGTCAGTGTGTTCAACCTGCTGCACCTCCCCGAGTTTGACCGTGCGGCCATCGAGTCGGGCCTGATCCAGCGTTTCGACCTGATCCCGTCGCTGTTGGTGCGGCCTGTCGAGTACAACATCCAGATATTGCCACCGGCATTGAAACGGTTGGCGCGCGAGCGCATCGAGGCGCATCTGACCTGGCTGACGCTGGATGACGGCTGCCGTGATGGCGAACAGCGGGCATTCGTCATCCAGCAATGGAAGAACATACTGCGCTATCTGGACGCCGGGTCGATGACGCAACGGATTCCGGCATTTCTCGAGCGCACTGCCGTCCTCGACAGATTGCGTGGCGAGAACTTCGCTACGGTATTCCCGGAGCTCGCCAGCCTGGCATCGGCGGACTGCGAGCCGTGACCGGACCGCTGCTGCTTGACGCCACGGATCTTGCCGCGCTGGATGCGCGGCGCAACCCCGCCCACCGGGGCCGCGCCTGCCACGCGGCCGAGAAGGGCCTGTTCTTTGGTCTGCGTGGCAAGGTCTACAGCTGCTGCTTCAACAAGATCCACCTGCTCGGTGTCTATCCGCGCGACTCCATCGACCAGATCTGGCACGGCCAGGCCGTGGCGCAGCAGCGCCAGGCATTGGATCTGGGCGACATGAGCCTGGGCTGTGGCGGGTGCTTCGATCTGGTCAAGGCGCGCAACCTCGCCGCCGCACCCATCCGCCTCTATGACCGCGTCGCCGACAGTCGTCAAGGCACGCCGGCGAAGATGGATTTCGAGCTGGTCAACACCTGCAACCTCGAATGCATCATGTGCCGCGGTGAATTCTCGTCGTCCATCCGCGAGAACAGGGAGCAACTGCCACCAATAGAGTCACCCTACGACGCGGCGTTCTTCGATCAGCTCGAACCCTATATCCCGCATCTGCGCAGCAGCACCTTTCTCGGCGGCGAACCACTGTTGGTACCGCAGTACCTGGACCTTTGGGATCGCATGGTGGAGCTCAATCCGGGCATGACGATCGGCCTGCAAACCAACGGCACAGTACTTAGCCGGCGGATCAAGGCGCTGCTTGAACGTATCGACTTCGAGATTTCGGTTTCGATCGACAGCCTTGATCCAGCGACCTATGGGCTGATACGCAAGAACGGGAACCTGACTCAGGTATTGCGAAACCTGCAGCATTTTCGCGACTACGCGCGGCTCCGCAACCGGCGAGTCGGGGTCGTGATGTGTCCGATGCAGCAGAACTGGCGCGAGCTGCCGAACTTCGTGGAGTTCTGCAACCAACAGGGCCTGGTCTTGAACCTGACCAAGGTCGAGACGCCTGCGCACTGCAGCCTGCTGAGCTTGCCGGCCGCGACGCTGGAACACATCGTCGCTGAGCTGAGCCAGTACGAGCCGCCGCAATCGAACCCACTGGAACTGTCCAATCGGCGTACCTATCTCGATCAGCTCGGACAGATGGCCGAATGGCAGGCCACCGCCAAACGCCGAGAGCAGGCCGGAATCCGGCATCAGCCACGCGATTTCGACGAGTTTGTCGAGCAGATCGGAAGCAGACTCCGGGCGGGCGGGCGCCACAGTCTGTCGGAGTGCGAGGCGCTGCAACGGGAGATCAAGACCAAGCTGCGCTACCTGCTCGATCGCGCCGGAGAGCAAGGTCTGGGTGCTGTTGCGGAGCAGCAGCTGATTCTGATTGCGCCCGAGCTCATGATCCGCAGCGTGCCAGGGCTCAAGGCCGAGGAACTGTTGCCGCTGTTCAGCGCCTATGTCATGCCACTCGAATGACCGTTCCGGCGAA
The sequence above is drawn from the Rhodanobacteraceae bacterium genome and encodes:
- a CDS encoding radical SAM protein, which translates into the protein MTGPLLLDATDLAALDARRNPAHRGRACHAAEKGLFFGLRGKVYSCCFNKIHLLGVYPRDSIDQIWHGQAVAQQRQALDLGDMSLGCGGCFDLVKARNLAAAPIRLYDRVADSRQGTPAKMDFELVNTCNLECIMCRGEFSSSIRENREQLPPIESPYDAAFFDQLEPYIPHLRSSTFLGGEPLLVPQYLDLWDRMVELNPGMTIGLQTNGTVLSRRIKALLERIDFEISVSIDSLDPATYGLIRKNGNLTQVLRNLQHFRDYARLRNRRVGVVMCPMQQNWRELPNFVEFCNQQGLVLNLTKVETPAHCSLLSLPAATLEHIVAELSQYEPPQSNPLELSNRRTYLDQLGQMAEWQATAKRREQAGIRHQPRDFDEFVEQIGSRLRAGGRHSLSECEALQREIKTKLRYLLDRAGEQGLGAVAEQQLILIAPELMIRSVPGLKAEELLPLFSAYVMPLE
- a CDS encoding twitch domain-containing radical SAM protein, with the protein product MSENALDDGDAFCVMPFVHLHITHDGAVTPCCAAPTTADLSFGNINQQPIAGIWNGPAMQEFRARMRAGQRDERCIGCHDKEGAGWVSLRNISNRKYAEEARRARTQPDGPAPIPAPIYVDIRFSNFCNLRCRICGPTSSSAWHSDAVALGWTRPGSPARLKCSEDPTELWRQLRVLAPDLKEVYFAGGEPMVMDEHYQFLELLRDVGNTGIKLQYNTNFSLLNFKRWDAPTLWQDFSDITVSASLDGMGARGEYQRSNQRWSDVLANRARLRTEVPHVKFLITPAVSVFNLLHLPEFDRAAIESGLIQRFDLIPSLLVRPVEYNIQILPPALKRLARERIEAHLTWLTLDDGCRDGEQRAFVIQQWKNILRYLDAGSMTQRIPAFLERTAVLDRLRGENFATVFPELASLASADCEP